The DNA window GACAACGTCGTGTTCGGCCTGGCTCACCAGGTCAGCGGCCACGTAGCCGGCATCGGCCGTGTCGTCGGCGAGGACGGCGATCTCGGTGGGCCCCGCCTGCGCGTCGATCCCGATCACGCCGCTGAGGAACCGTTTCGCGGCCGCCACCCATATGTTCCCCGGCCCGGTCACCATGTCGACGCGTCCGCACTCGTCCGTGCCGTAGGCGAACATCGCCACCGCCTGCGCGCCGCCGACACTGTAGATCTCGTCGACACCGAGCAGCGCGCACGTGGCCAGGACCGTGGGGTGCGGAAGCCCGGTGTCCGGCTGTGGAGGGGAGGCCACGGCCAGCGACCCCACCCCTGCCTCCTGCGCCGGTACGGCGTTCATGACCACACTCGAGGGGTAGGCGGCGCGCCCGCCCGGCACGTACAGCCCGACCCGGCCGACGGGAAGCCACCGTTCGGTGACCGAGCCCCCGGGGGCGACATGGGTGGTGGTGTCGGTCCGGCGCTGGTCCCGGTGGACGAGCCGACTGCGGCGGATGGCCTCTTCCAGGGCAGCGCGTACGTCCGGGTCGAGCCCGGCGAGAGCGCTGTCGACAGCCGTTCGGGGGACGCGGAACTCGGTTACCCGCACACCGTCGAACTTCTCCGTAAGCTCGCTCAGTGCCTCGTTTCCCCGGTCACGCACGTCCGCGCAGATCGGGCGGACCTTGTCGGCCATGTCGTCGACGCCGGTTTCGGCACGCGGCAGTACGTCGCGCGGGTCTCCCGGCTCTCCTCGGAGGTCGATTCTAGAGATCACGGCCCCTATTCTACGTGCGCTGGAGCAGCGTCCCGGTGCGCGTTCCCTCCCGTCCCCGGTCGCGGAGCACGATCCACGCTCGCCGGTGGCGAGGAGACGGGCGGGCCGGAGTGACCCCTCCCCGGAACCACACGCCCGGGCCCCGCCACGGGGCGCCGGGCGCGAGTGAGCGCCCGTCCGGCACACCACCCGCGCGGCACGGACAACCCACCCCTCACTGCACCATTTCCCACACCACAACAAGAATGTAGGCAAGCCTCACCATAAGAAATAAAAACGAGCCTATCCTAACTTTGGAATACCTAACCTAATGCGGCAACAATGGAGGTGCACCTAAGTGATGTACCTTGCATTCATTTGATCGAACGTTCTTTGGATATGAGTTATTGTTGGGGCATGACTTCGAC is part of the Haloactinospora alba genome and encodes:
- the hisD gene encoding histidinol dehydrogenase, producing MISRIDLRGEPGDPRDVLPRAETGVDDMADKVRPICADVRDRGNEALSELTEKFDGVRVTEFRVPRTAVDSALAGLDPDVRAALEEAIRRSRLVHRDQRRTDTTTHVAPGGSVTERWLPVGRVGLYVPGGRAAYPSSVVMNAVPAQEAGVGSLAVASPPQPDTGLPHPTVLATCALLGVDEIYSVGGAQAVAMFAYGTDECGRVDMVTGPGNIWVAAAKRFLSGVIGIDAQAGPTEIAVLADDTADAGYVAADLVSQAEHDVVAASVLVTPSETFAQRVEDELETRVPATKHSQRVAEALGGPQSGIVLVDDLSHGVSVVDAYAAEHVEIMTADARTVAERVHNAGAIFVGDHTPVSLGDYCAGSNHVLPTGASARYSSGLSVQSFLRGTHIVDYDRSALREVAGHTIALADAEDLPAHGEAVSARFAPERSTTERGE